GTTTTTGCGGTAGCGGAAAATTTCCCGCAACAAACGGAAGCCACCGCGAATGGACAGGCCAAGCGTGTCGAGGCTCTTTGTGGAATAACCAAAAATGAAGTCAGGGTGATCCTGCAGGTTTTTGCCCACACCCGGCAGGTGGTGAACAGCCTGAATGCCATTCCTGGCCAATTCATCCATGTCACCCACACCGGACACCATCAACAGCTGCGGGGTTTGAATGGCGCCGGCCGTCAAAATGATTTCCTTGCGGGCGCGCAAGATGATGCGTTGACCATTCAAATCCACTTCCACAGCCACAGCGCGTTTGCCTTCAAACAGCACGCGCTGCACCATGGCCTTGGTGTGCACGGTCAAGTTCTTGCGGTGCAGATGGGGAAACAGGTAAGCGCGCGCTGCGCTCCAGCGTTCACCGTTTTTCTGGGTGACCTGGTAGATGCCTACACCTTCCTGGTCTGCGCCATTGAAGTCGTCCGTGATTTTAAAACCGGCCTGCTTGCCCGCTTCAAGATAGATTTGCTGAAACGGGTTGTCCGAACGCAGGTCGGCTACATTCAAGGGACCTGCATTGCCGTGGTAAGCGTCGCGAATTCGTTCATTGCATTCGCTGAGCTTGAAGTAAGGCAGTACCTCCTTGTAAGACCAACCGCTGCAACCTTCTTCATTGGCCCAACGGTCGTAGTCTGATGCAGTGCCCCGCACATACACCATGGCATTGATGGCCGATGATCCACCCAGACACTTGCCGCGCGGCTGGTAACCTTTTCGGCCATTCAAGCCGGGCTGTGGGGTGGTTTCAAAGGCCCAGTTGTTGATTTTGGTGGGCAACATTGCCACGGCACCACTGGGGATGTTGATCAGGTTGCCAGTGCCGTCACCACCGGCTTCAAGCAGGCACACATCGTGGCTTGAGTCTTCGCTTAATCGGCCCGCCATGGCGCAACCGCCGGATCCACCGCCAACCACGATGTAGTCGTGTTCTGTCTTCATGTGCTCCTCCTGAATGTCCAAACTTGCTTGGGTCAAGCTTTTTGTTCTGTTTAGTCTTTGATCATAGAGGAAGCCGGGCAGAAAAAACCCGACTTCGAAGGTCAAAAAATTGACAATTCCGGTCAAGCGATGCGACTGATCCTGTCAACGCCTGTGTGGGCTGCTGAGGGGGCCTCGCCAGCCAGTGAATTGACATGGGCCAAGGCCTGCTGCACCTCGCGCATGACGCGCTGGGTCAACTCTTCGCTTGAGGGGACGTCTTGCACCAAGCCCTGAACCTGGCCAATCAGCTGGACGCCCTGCGCGTGGTTTCCATCGATGGTTGCTTTCCGGATTTGAAGTACAGCCGCGCCATAGAAGGTCACGGTGAGGGTTTGCTCAAGGCCCATCTTGAACACGTCTTTGACGATGCCCAGCAAGGGCTTGTTCATTTCCCGTGCCGCGAGGTAGGCACGCCACATGGCACGAACCGGGTTGAATTTCTTGGACATGATTTTTTTGGATGTGGGCGTGGTCATGACCCGACAAGGAATGCTGTCGAAATTCTTGCTGTAAATGGTGTCCTCCACTTCCTTTTTGACAATCAATTCCTTGGTATTGGCGTGCACCGGGCTTTCTTTCGTAGCCGCCCAGCGGGTTCCCATGGCCACGCCGTCTGCACCCAGTGCCAGTGCGGCCACTACCCCACCGCCAGTTCCAAAACCACCCGCTGCAATGATCGGTAACTTGGTGACCTGGCGAATGGCAGGCACCAACACCAGCGAGGTGACTGCACCGCCGTGCGCTGCCGCTTCATGACCGGTTACCAGCAAGGCATCCACACCGGCCTGCTCGGCCTTCAGGGCATGCTTGGCATTGACCACGGTGGCGATCACTTTGCCGCCATATTCATGCACGCGCTTGCAAACGTCCGCACCACTGCCCAGGCTGAAGTTGATCACCGGCACTTTTTCATTCAATGCCACTTCAAGATTTTCCCGGGCACCGGGCATGATAAGCGCGCAACCAATGCCGAATGGCTTGTTGGTCAGGCTTTTGACTTTGCGGATTTCAGCCAGTGTTTCTTCGGGATTCAAATGCCCGATCGCCAGGATGCCCAAACCACCCGCATTGCTGGTAGCGGCCACCAGGTCTGCGTTGGCCACGTAGGTCATGCCGGGGCACACCAAGGGGTATTGGATGTTGAACATTTCGGTGATTCGGGTTTTCATGACAGGTCCGTGGATCGAGTTGGCCGAACGTGGCGATCCACTAAATATTACATGAACTGATGGAATCTAATAAGCCATGTAAGTATTCTTGAAAAACTGCCGGATCAGGCAATTGCACGCGATTGCCTGCAATTGCCACCCAGATTGCGGCTGGAATTACCCCAGATTTCTGGTGAGATCTCCAAGCAAGGGAATTCCAGCGAATGGGCCACTTCCCTCCGACTGGTTGCTTGAGATTGATGAGCCCAATCCACCGAGCAAATCAGCCGTGGCCAATGAACCCGAGGCAGTACCCAGCAGGTCACCGAGCAGGCTGGTCAGGCCTGCAGCAGGTGTGCCCTCACCGAATGACGAAAGCTGTTCCCCGGCACCGCCCAATGCACCACCCAAAGTTCCCAACAGTGCATCTGCGCCCTCGCCCAACAGTGACAGCGGTGTGCCCGCCAAGCCTGTTTCAAGGCCTTCACCCAAACCGGCCAATACACCACCGAGGCCACCGCCGTTTTCACCGGACACCACGGAATCCACGGTATTGCCAAGCGTACCGGTCAGTTCGCCCAGCAAAGGTACGGGAGCCAGCAACTGTGCAAGCCCGTCAGTGACGTTGGTCAGGGTGCCCAAAACACCACCGATGCCGCCATCATCATTCGGGCCTGAACGACCCAGCACATCACCCAACAGATTCGCCAGTGGGTCCAGCGGTGTGTTATCGGCCAGACTGCTGATCTGGTCAGCCACCATGCCAAGGCCACCGCCCACAGTGCCCAACACCATGTCCAGTACGTTGCCAACAGGCTCCAGTGGTGTGCCATTCAAACCGTTGCTTACGC
The nucleotide sequence above comes from Limnobacter thiooxidans. Encoded proteins:
- a CDS encoding GMC family oxidoreductase, translating into MKTEHDYIVVGGGSGGCAMAGRLSEDSSHDVCLLEAGGDGTGNLINIPSGAVAMLPTKINNWAFETTPQPGLNGRKGYQPRGKCLGGSSAINAMVYVRGTASDYDRWANEEGCSGWSYKEVLPYFKLSECNERIRDAYHGNAGPLNVADLRSDNPFQQIYLEAGKQAGFKITDDFNGADQEGVGIYQVTQKNGERWSAARAYLFPHLHRKNLTVHTKAMVQRVLFEGKRAVAVEVDLNGQRIILRARKEIILTAGAIQTPQLLMVSGVGDMDELARNGIQAVHHLPGVGKNLQDHPDFIFGYSTKSLDTLGLSIRGGFRLLREIFRYRKNRRGALSSNFAEGGAFLKTKPELKDPDVQLHFVVAMVDDHARKMHMGHGFSCHVCLLRPHSRGSLTLQGNSMDKPPLIDIGFLKDPRDLDALVDGFKLTRKIMHAPAMAKWILKDKFTEGVQTDAEIREVLRNRVDTVYHPTGTCKMGTDEMSVVDPQLRVHGLTGLRIVDASVMPSLIGGNTNAPVMMMAEKAVDMIRGVSRVKAIEQAGQLESGRRDQVAQALTPLPV
- a CDS encoding NAD(P)H-dependent flavin oxidoreductase; the protein is MKTRITEMFNIQYPLVCPGMTYVANADLVAATSNAGGLGILAIGHLNPEETLAEIRKVKSLTNKPFGIGCALIMPGARENLEVALNEKVPVINFSLGSGADVCKRVHEYGGKVIATVVNAKHALKAEQAGVDALLVTGHEAAAHGGAVTSLVLVPAIRQVTKLPIIAAGGFGTGGGVVAALALGADGVAMGTRWAATKESPVHANTKELIVKKEVEDTIYSKNFDSIPCRVMTTPTSKKIMSKKFNPVRAMWRAYLAAREMNKPLLGIVKDVFKMGLEQTLTVTFYGAAVLQIRKATIDGNHAQGVQLIGQVQGLVQDVPSSEELTQRVMREVQQALAHVNSLAGEAPSAAHTGVDRISRIA